A region of Periophthalmus magnuspinnatus isolate fPerMag1 chromosome 13, fPerMag1.2.pri, whole genome shotgun sequence DNA encodes the following proteins:
- the LOC117380771 gene encoding E3 ubiquitin-protein ligase TRIM35-like — MASRLEEELICSICHELFKDPVVLSCSHSFCKVCLKNWWRDKLKKTCPVCQRDFPPINRALRSLAPRNLALRNLVQKYEEQREQNPPLCKLHSERLRIFCLDHEEPVCLVCRDSRTHTDHKFSPLEEAAEDLREKLRRIIRPLQDKLQVLTETKQQFEDTAAHITAQARHTEAQIRDTFDKLHQFLLEEEDTRMKALREEEEQKTQRMKDKMAAVSRDMETLSKTIAETEEQLIAIDISFLLHYKSTLEMVQRCPLVEDPKMEHRALINQVKHLGNLSFHIWRAMKTVVRFYPIVLDPNRAYPGLILSEDLSSVKLEAKQWLPQNPERPTYRSVAGSKMFRSGTHSWDVEVGNNKDWDAGVSGHVQRGDKQEHGCFSVCFLDYKYTACSLADTDTALTVRKHLQRVRVKLDLDRGTLTFSDPNTNTDLHTFTDTFAGGMTPYLSTFNNIPLKILPKDVTVKV; from the exons ATGGCTTCCaggctggaggaggagctgatcTGTTCCATCTGCCACGAGCTCTTCAAAGATCCTGTGGTTCTGTCCTGCAGCCACAGCTTCTGTAAAGTCTGTCTGAAGAACTGGTGGAGGGACAAACTCAAGAAGACCTGTCCAGTATGTCAAAGGGACTTTCCTCCCATAAACCGGGCACTGAGGAGCCTGGCCCCAAGGAACCTGGCCCTGAGGAACCTGGTGCAGAAGTATGAAGAGCAGCGAGAGCAGAACCCTCCCCTGTGCAAACTTCACTCAGAGAGGCTCCGGATCTTCTGCCTGGACCATGAGGAGCCGGTGTGTCTGGTCTGCAGAGACTCCAGGACTCACACTGACCATAAGTTTAGTCCTTTGGAGGAGGCGGCCGAGGACCTGAGGGAGAAGCTGAGGAGGATCATCAGGCCTCTGCAGGACAAACTGCAG GTTCTGACCGAGACGAAGCAGCAGTTTGAAGACACGGCGGCTCACATCACAGCCCAGGCTcgacacacagaggcacagatCCGAGACACGTTTGACAAACTGCACCAGTTTCTGTTGGAGGAAGAAGATACCAGGATGAAGGctctgagggaggaggaggagcagaagactCAGCGCATGAAGGACAAGATGGCCGCCGTGAGCAGAGACATGGAGACTCTGTCCAAAACCATCgcggagacggaggagcagcTGATTGCCATAGACATCTCCTTCCTGTTACACTACAAGTCCACACTGGAGATGGTGCAGcgctgccccctggtggaggaCCCAAAGATGGAGCATAGAGCTttaataaaccaggtcaaacatcTGGGCAACCTGAGCTTCCACATCTGGAGGGCCATGAAGACAGTGGTGAGGTTCTACCCCATCGTTCTGGATCCAAACAGAGCGTACCCCGGTCTGATCCTGTCTGAAGATCTGAGCTCGGTGAAACTCGAAGCGAAACAGTGGCTTCCACAGAATCCAGAGAGACCCACGTACCGCAGTGTCGCTGGGTCGAAAATGTTCAGATCGGGGACGCACAGCTGGGACGTGGAGGTCGGGAACAATAAAGACTGGGACGCAGGTGTGAGCGGACACGTTCAGAGAGGGGACAAACAGGAGCACGGGTGTTTCAGTGTATGTTTCTTAGATTATAAATACACAGCCTGTTCGCtcgcagacacagacacagcgcTGACCGTGAGGAAACATCTacagagggtcagagtgaaGCTGGACTTAGACAGAGGAACGCTGACCTTTAGTGACCCCAACACAAACACCGACCTCCACACGTTCACGGACACGTTCGCCGGGGGCATGACTCCATATTTATCCACGTTCAACAACATCCCCCTGAAGATTTTACCGAAGGACGTCACCGTGAAAGTATAA